The following proteins are encoded in a genomic region of Pseudomonadota bacterium:
- a CDS encoding Gfo/Idh/MocA family oxidoreductase, with protein MPDIAVIGGGFIAQIAHIGPLSALPNVRLTALSEPAPELLENVGKTHSFDAQYSAYQDLLAAGNFDALVVCLPLKAQELVVRDALKTGKPVLSEKPMALTLDAAQALADLAADHEADWTIGFMKRHDPGVQQLRAMLADPATTQRLGPIRHVAMRDFCARYGVVPPEHFRRSGSRIVRYPEAVDAPDWLPPELGDSYRYCLNVMSHDVNLLRFLFGDGLLLQRFSSDATKTQRASLMAGEVPIDLVAAPVWTGVWDQQLDVTFANGRLSLIIPSPLDMSAHARIECRDHDGLHQIEVQTGNTPWAFARQARNFVEGLEKGNDSGNKPANCLQDMKLIDAMWRSVVA; from the coding sequence ATGCCTGATATTGCCGTCATAGGCGGTGGCTTCATCGCGCAAATTGCCCATATCGGTCCGTTAAGTGCCTTGCCGAATGTGCGCCTAACGGCATTGTCGGAGCCTGCCCCGGAGCTTCTGGAGAACGTGGGCAAGACCCATAGTTTCGACGCTCAGTACAGTGCCTACCAGGACCTGTTGGCTGCTGGAAACTTCGATGCTCTGGTGGTCTGCTTGCCCTTGAAGGCGCAGGAACTGGTGGTGCGTGATGCACTGAAGACGGGTAAGCCAGTTCTGTCCGAAAAGCCGATGGCTTTAACTTTAGATGCAGCTCAAGCGCTTGCAGACCTTGCCGCGGACCATGAAGCCGACTGGACCATTGGATTCATGAAGCGCCACGATCCGGGAGTTCAACAGTTAAGAGCGATGCTGGCTGATCCAGCCACCACACAGAGGCTCGGCCCCATCCGTCATGTGGCAATGCGTGATTTCTGTGCGCGCTACGGTGTGGTACCGCCTGAACATTTTCGCCGCAGTGGTAGTCGTATCGTGCGGTATCCCGAAGCGGTTGATGCGCCTGACTGGTTGCCGCCAGAACTCGGTGATTCTTATCGCTACTGTCTCAACGTCATGAGTCACGATGTTAATCTGCTCCGCTTCCTGTTCGGTGATGGGTTGCTGCTGCAGCGCTTCTCCAGCGATGCGACCAAGACCCAACGGGCATCACTCATGGCAGGCGAGGTTCCTATTGATCTCGTGGCAGCGCCGGTGTGGACGGGCGTTTGGGATCAGCAGCTTGACGTGACCTTCGCCAATGGTCGTCTGTCGCTCATCATTCCCTCGCCGCTGGATATGAGCGCCCACGCGCGTATCGAATGTCGCGATCACGACGGGTTGCATCAGATTGAGGTGCAGACCGGCAACACGCCTTGGGCTTTTGCTCGGCAAGCGCGAAACTTTGTTGAAGGGCTGGAAAAAGGCAACGATTCCGGCAATAAGCCCGCCAATTGCTTGCAGGATATGAAACTGATCGACGCTATGTGGCGATCAGTCGTTGCGTGA